In the Silurus meridionalis isolate SWU-2019-XX chromosome 6, ASM1480568v1, whole genome shotgun sequence genome, one interval contains:
- the LOC124387512 gene encoding trichohyalin-like, translating into MADLQNVSNELQNLLEKDRELVKVQEKNEEMARKIRQLEQDREEIRDLIKMEAEEDQKFNEETQKSMNELRLRREEQDRAHLACLEEFMRQAMGLERNEAMKNEETDSAQKHAETELPETEESWKELYSSLVQKLQEKDDKVERMKEENEEIFKRIQKLEMEEEERQEGLREIELNHALEQIQRDMIAMKQEQEEKDSAHLAFVQQVMPQLESMQQDMAHINEEKEQYKLMVQEVKNLNAELLEQNAVLQASLKHFEEREVEAERLRHILQKDREDLDKEKCELEKEKESCMKMRDNMEKENERLEKDKSRLERDKDRLEKEKESLDTDKGNLKNEREILETRIEGMRNEQECFMKESEILKKEQEDLKEKKESVKNEMESLEKEKEELEKVKGCLNEERQHLENEKESLEKGERA; encoded by the coding sequence ATGGCAGATTTGCAAAATGTAAGCAACGAGCTACAGAACCTGTTGGAGAAAGACAGGGAATTGGTTaaagtgcaagaaaaaaatgagGAGATGGCCAGGAAAATAAGACAACTTGAGCAGGACAGAGAAGAAATACGAGACCTCATTAAAATGGAAGCAGAGGAGGATCAAAAGTTCAACGAAGAAACGCAGAAATCTATGAATGAACTTAGGCTCAGAAGGGAGGAGCAAGACAGAGCTCACCTAGCATGCCTCGAGGAGTTTATGAGGCAGGCGATGGGTCTGGAAAGAAACGAAGCGATGAAGAACGAGGAGACAGATTCAGCACAGAAACACGCTGAAACAGAGCTACCAGAGACGGAGGAATCCTGGAAAGAGCTTTACAGCTCGCTGGTGCAGAAGCTACAAGAAAAAGACGACAAGgtggagagaatgaaagaagagaatgaagagatATTTAAGAGGATTCAGAAGCTTGAGatggaagaagaagagagacaaGAAGGTCTCAGGGAAATTGAGCTGAATCATGCTCTAGAACAAATTCAGAGAGATATGATTGCTATGAAGCAGGAGCAAGAGGAGAAGGATAGTGCTCACCTGGCATTCGTTCAGCAAGTAATGCCACAGCTTGAGTCCATGCAACAAGACATGGCGCATATAAACGAGGAGAAGGAGCAATACAAACTAATGGTGCAAGAAGTGAAAAATCTGAATGCTGAACTTCTAGAACAAAATGCTGTTCTCCAGGCTTCCTTGAAACATTTTGAGGAACGAGAAGTGGAAGCAGAAAGGTTAAGACACATCTTGCAAAAGGACAGAGAGGACTTGGATAAAGAGAAATGTGAgttggagaaagagaaagagagttgcATGAAAATGAGAGATAACatggagaaagagaatgaacGCCTAGAGAAGGACAAAAGCAGATtggagagagacaaagatagactggagaaggaaaaggaaagcTTGGACACGGACAAAGGCAACTTgaaaaacgagagagagatcTTGGAAACAAGGATAGAAGGCATGAGGAATGAGCAGGAGTGCTTTATGAAGGAGAGCGAGATCTTGAAGAAAGAACAAGAggatttgaaagaaaagaaagagagcgtGAAGAATGAGATGGAGAGtttggaaaaagagaaagaggaattGGAGAAAGTGAAAGGGTGCCTAAACGAAGAGAGACAGCATTTGGAAAACGAGAAGGAGAGCTTGGAGAAAGGAGAGAGGGCTTGA
- the LOC124387760 gene encoding regulator of G-protein signaling 9-binding protein — protein MLLTNNKVSDDGSSAKSLQEGQVMVDSLSKVVACYRHLASCVGGCTDSTSLRRELQQTRERAQTLTLSCRNHLTARLRDKTLPGEERKETELQWVAFSSCLELFYADMCKVFHMGNCFSVVNQSAMVQTGIQGGTTEVAARALSVPDLQEQHGEHTASVEGLEQSQLEQEIAQVDLTLEDMEMKVNVLRWTVEARGLQYCDPLSTDSASLGLLCADEEAQAQFCDRSQMFVVMLLVGVAAIALALSACVVLLI, from the exons ATGTTACTCACTAATAACAAGGTCTCTGATGATGGGAGCTCAGCAAAGTCCCTTCAAGAGGGGCAAGTCATGGTGGACTCCCTCTCAAAG GTGGTGGCATGTTACCGACACCTGGCTTCCTGTGTTGGTGGCTGCACAGACAGTACGAGTTTGCGGCGTGAGCTCCAGCAGACACGCGAGCGTGCTCAGACACTCACACTGTCCTGTCGTAACCATCTCACAGCCCGACTGAGGGACAAAACCCTGCCtggagaggaaaggaaagagaCAGAGCTACAGTGGGTGGCCTTCTCCTCCTGCTTGGAGCTGTTTTATGCAGACATGTGCAAAGTCTTTCACATGGGAAACTGTTTCTCAGTGGTCAACCAAAGTGCCATGGTGCAGACAGGCATTCAGG gaGGTACGACTGAAGTAGCAGCTCGTGCTCTGAGCGTGCCTGATCTGCAGGAGCAGCATGGAGAACATACAGCCAGTGTGGAGGGTCTTGAGCAAAGTCAGCTGGAGCAGGAGATTGCGCAGGTTGACCTCACTCTGGAAGACATGGAAATGAAGGTGAATGTACTTCGCTGGACAGTGGAGGCTCGTGGGCTCCAGTACTGTGACCCACTCAGCACTGACAGCGCTTCTTTGGGCCTCCTGTGCGCTGACGAGGAGGCACAGGCTCAGTTCTGCGATCGGAGTCAGATGTTCGTGGTGATGCTGTTGGTGGGTGTGGCAGCTATTGCTTTGGCACTGTCAGCTTGTGTAGTTTTATTAATCTGA
- the mcur1 gene encoding mitochondrial calcium uniporter regulator 1 codes for MFLVRYNNANVLESFQGTSKTPYSCFDFDRRVNSRHMTRLLRVVTLRANCWRLCPAFHKIFTPRLEKRKTLHTAFRHPFTKCGSETGSLWKGVRCSLVRELSTSMKVMQYDLTRSDLVKSGHSKLLFDTHAMIQVLEANGFTLQQAEMFVKVLLNTTNTNMDIMYSDMVTKTQQEIMLQKVMSQIAAVKKDMIILEKSEFSALLAENERMKVELAQVNIQLSDMVNKVCLSNKLSVNMEKNQVKEMKAEHEKKILEARHQMMEMLSDQDRHVTQSNMKIDTEVAGLKTMLESHKLDSIKYLAGSVFTCLTVVLGFFRIWM; via the exons ATGTTTCTGGTGCGTTATAATAACGCGAATGTTTTGGAAAGTTTTCAGGGCACGAGTAAAACTCCGTATTCCTGTTTTGACTTTGATAGACGAGTAAACAGTAGACACATGACACGGTTACTCCGGGTTGTGACTCTCAGAGCAAATTGCTGGCGATTGTGTCCTGCTTTTCACAAAATCTTTACACCGAGGCTGGAAAAGAGGAAAACTCTGCACACTGCTTTTCGACATCCATTTACTAAATGTGGGAGTGAGACTGGCTCGCTTTGGAAAGGTGTACGATGCTCACTGGTCAGAG AGTTGAGCACCTCTATGAAAGTGATGCAGTATGATCTAACTAGATCAGACCTTGTAAAATCTGGCCACAGCAAGCTTCTCTTCGATACACATGCAATGATTCAAGTTCTGGAAGCAAACG gGTTCACACTTCAGCAGgctgaaatgtttgtaaaagtgCTCCTTAATACAACCAACACCAACATGGACATAATGTATAGTGATATGGTCACCAAGACTCAGCAA GAGATCATGCTACAGAAGGTTATGTCTCAAATTGCAGCAGTCAAAAAGGACATGAtcattttggagaaaagtgaATTTTCTGCTTTACTGGCAGAAAATGAA agAATGAAAGTAGAGCTTGCACAGGTCAACATACAACTTTCT GATATGGTGAATAAAGTCTGCTTAAGCAACAAGctcagcgtgaacatggaaaagaACCAGGTGAAAGAAATG AAAGCAGAGCACGAAAAGAAGATTTTGGAGGCCAGACACCAAATGATGGAAATG CTTTCTGACCAGGACCGCCATGTGACACAGAGTAATATGAAAATCGACACCGAAGTGGCTGGCCTGAAGACCATGCTGGAATCTCACAAACTGGACagtattaaatatttagcaG GGTCGGTGTTCACTTGTCTCACAGTAGTACTGGGGTTCTTTCGAATATGGATGTGA
- the dph2 gene encoding LOW QUALITY PROTEIN: 2-(3-amino-3-carboxypropyl)histidine synthase subunit 2 (The sequence of the model RefSeq protein was modified relative to this genomic sequence to represent the inferred CDS: inserted 1 base in 1 codon) translates to MTEVFSSNSELVLQRSVDINLSDSGSRHEDIRELYQISETCAFITSNNYKKVALQFPDELLVDCVAVSAALEKETNAKTYILGDTTYGSCCVDEVAAEHVGADCIVHYGRSCLSPSRRLPLMYVFGKRPINVQECAAAFRELYPDQESHVIILYDVTYSHAIDDLQRLLGDTYPNVVFSVLRADHSHGHACEPFKVRTNSDCQDDTFVHKFGRRFDLKPGKTMEDYKMFYIGHEGXTLTNFMMTWNRCSFCSFNPDTSTGRAESININKALMKRYYAIERAKDASVVGILVGTLGVANYLNIIEQLKESIRKVGKKSYMFAMGKINVPKLANFLEIDVYVLVACPENSLLDSGEFYRPVVTPFEMETACNKHREWSGEYITDFQDLLPGGSSHVDFTESDHSTNDDTTDVSLITGALRSSCLRSSPEPTDGSSSSSSVVVRNQTLTMANTNAAASFLSGRSWQGLERKLGEAPVVKAVEGKRGIAIAYEEEGTERKDSACPDHKNLNYRKQSGV, encoded by the exons ATGACGGAGGTGTTCAGCAGTAACAGTGAGCTGGTGTTGCAGCGCAGTGTGGACATAAACCTTAGTGATTCAGGCAGCAGGCATGAAGATATACGTGAGCTTTATCAGATCAGCGAGACCTGTGCTTTTATTACCAGCAACAATTACAAAAAG GTAGCTTTGCAGTTTCCTGATGAACTTCTTGTAGATTGCGTTGCAGTCTCTGCGGCGTTGGAGAAGGAAACCAATGCAAAGACGTATATTCTAGGTGACACCACCTACGGCAG cTGCTGCGTGGATGAAGTGGCTGCCGAGCACGTCGGAGCTGACTGCATCGTGCACTACGGCCGCTCATGTCTCAGTCCGTCCAGACGTCTGCCCCTTATGTATGTCTTTGGGAAGAGACCCATCAACGTGCAGGAGTGTGCTGCAGCGTTCAGGGAACTTTACCCTGATCAGGAGAGTCATGTCATCATATTGTATGATGTCACCTACTCGCATGCTATAG ATGATTTGCAGAGGCTTTTGGGTGACACCTACCCCAACGTGGTGTTCTCTGTTCTAAGAGCTGATCATTCACATGGTCATGCCTGTGAACCTTTCAAAGTGAGAACTAACTCAGACTGTCAGGACGACACGTTTGTTCATAAATTCGGCCGTCGGTTTGATCTTAAACCGGGAAAAACTATGGAGGATTACAAGATGTTCTACATCGGCCATGAAG TTACTCTCACCAACTTCATGATGACGTGGAACCGCTGCTCCTTCTGCTCGTTCAACCCTGACACGTCAACAGGCCGAGCGGAATCCATCAACATCAACAAAGCTCTGATGAAGCGATACTACGCCATTGAGCGCGCCAAGGATGCCAGCGTGGTGGGAATCCTGGTGGGCACACTTGGCGTCGCCAATTACTTGAACATCATCGAGCAGCTTAAAGAAAGCATTCGTAAGGTTGGCAAGAAGAGCTATATGTTTGCCATGGGCAAGATCAATGTACCAAAGTTGGCAAACTTCCTGGAGATTGACGTGTATGTGTTAGTCGCTTGTCCAGAGAACTCGTTGCTGGATTCTGGCGAGTTCTACAGGCCGGTGGTGACACCGTTTGAAATGGAAACAGCCTGCAACAAGCATCGCGAGTGGAGCGGAGAATACATCACAGATTTTCAAGACCTCTTGCCTG GAGGAAGCAGTCATGTGGATTTTACCGAGTCAGATCACTCCACTAATGATGACACAACAGATGTGTCGCTGATTACTGGAGCACTGCGCTCTTCCTGTTTACGATCCTCCCCTGAGCCAACAGATGGTTCATCATCCTCGTCTTCAGTTGTGGTCAGGAATCAGACTCTAACCATGGCCAACACCAATGCTGCCG CATCTTTTCTCTCAGGCCGGAGCTGGCAGGGGTTGGAGCGCAAGCTGGGGGAAGCGCCAGTAGTTAAAGCTGTGGAAGGAAAACGCGGTATCGCTATTGCTTATGAGGAGGAGGGTACGGAGAGAAAAGACAGTGCTTGCCCTGACCATAAAAATCTAAACTACAGAAAACAGTCTGGAGTCTAG